A window from Synechococcus sp. RSCCF101 encodes these proteins:
- a CDS encoding methyltransferase domain-containing protein yields the protein MRPGKALNQRDRRPEVMDQPGLDPREHERALAGLRRINAVSRCSAGLLEPIAQLARNHPDAPLSVLELACGGGDTAIDLAQMAERRGIDLRIRACDINPEAIRIATANARRRGVELDLFVADALEPPTDATADVVLCTLFAHHLDGPDVIRLLLGMAARARRLVLVDDLIRSRLGYALAWMGTRLLSRSWVVHTDGPLSVRAAFTASEILELAHQAGLSSVRLQRTWPERYLLSWSPD from the coding sequence ATGCGCCCGGGCAAGGCCCTGAATCAGCGCGATCGTCGGCCGGAGGTGATGGATCAACCGGGCCTCGATCCCCGCGAGCATGAACGAGCGCTGGCCGGACTCCGCCGGATCAACGCCGTAAGTCGCTGCTCCGCCGGCTTGCTTGAGCCCATTGCCCAGTTAGCGAGGAACCACCCTGATGCTCCGCTCTCGGTGCTCGAGCTGGCCTGCGGTGGAGGCGACACGGCCATCGATCTCGCGCAGATGGCCGAACGACGCGGCATCGATCTGCGGATCCGTGCCTGCGACATCAACCCGGAGGCCATCCGCATCGCCACCGCGAACGCCAGGCGCCGAGGCGTGGAGCTGGATCTGTTCGTGGCCGATGCCCTGGAGCCCCCCACAGACGCGACTGCCGATGTGGTGCTGTGCACCCTGTTCGCGCACCATCTCGATGGGCCGGACGTGATCCGCCTGCTCCTTGGGATGGCCGCGCGGGCCAGACGGCTGGTGCTGGTGGACGACCTGATCCGCAGCCGCCTGGGCTACGCCCTGGCCTGGATGGGAACCCGTCTTCTCAGCCGCTCCTGGGTTGTGCACACCGACGGCCCCCTGTCCGTGCGTGCCGCCTTCACGGCGAGCGAGATCCTGGAGCTGGCGCACCAGGCTGGCCTGTCTTCAGTACGGCTCCAGCGCACATGGCCCGAGCGGTATCTCCTCAGCTGGAGTCCGGATTGA
- a CDS encoding IS256 family transposase → MPISDSAASELAQLLGSGSAGDLIPELVRQGLQALIEAEAAAALGADRHQRTAERRGHRNGSRDRLLATPAGDIQLRIPRFRTGSFFPSLLEPRRRVDRALWAVVMEAYVSGVSTRKVDELVVALGCESGVSKSEVSRICQGLDTQVQAFLQRPLEFSRYPYVYLDATYLHGRDPARRQVISRAVIVAVGITGNGQREVLGIEVGDSEDETFWTAFLRRLRERGLSGVQLVISDAHAGLKKAIARCCQGCSWQRCRVHFARNLLAKVPKGSQDMVAAALRSVFVQPEARAAGQQWEQWEQVTTMLTEKFPAAAALMEQAKEDVLAFRAFPPEHWRKIWSTNPLERLNKEIKRRTRVVGIFPNDAAIIRLVGALLLEQQEEWQLDGRRVFSEQSMAKLDNTSEPVQDRATAALAAAA, encoded by the coding sequence ATACCCATTTCTGATTCTGCCGCCAGCGAGCTGGCCCAGCTGCTTGGCAGCGGCAGCGCCGGTGACCTGATCCCTGAACTGGTGCGCCAGGGACTGCAGGCCCTGATCGAGGCCGAGGCCGCTGCTGCCCTTGGCGCCGATCGCCATCAGCGCACAGCTGAGCGTCGGGGCCATCGCAATGGCAGCCGTGACCGGCTTCTGGCAACGCCAGCCGGCGACATCCAGCTGCGCATCCCACGCTTTCGCACAGGCAGCTTCTTCCCCTCCCTGCTGGAACCCCGCCGCCGCGTGGATCGGGCCCTCTGGGCCGTGGTGATGGAGGCCTACGTCTCGGGCGTCTCGACGCGCAAGGTCGATGAGCTGGTGGTGGCGCTGGGCTGTGAGAGCGGCGTCTCCAAATCGGAGGTCAGCCGCATCTGCCAGGGCCTCGACACCCAGGTGCAGGCCTTCCTGCAGCGCCCTCTGGAGTTCAGCCGCTACCCGTACGTCTACCTCGATGCCACCTACCTTCACGGCCGGGATCCGGCCCGCAGGCAGGTGATCTCCAGAGCCGTGATCGTGGCGGTCGGCATCACCGGCAACGGCCAGCGCGAGGTGCTGGGGATCGAGGTGGGCGACAGCGAGGATGAGACGTTCTGGACCGCCTTCCTGCGCCGCCTGCGCGAGCGCGGGCTCTCAGGCGTGCAACTGGTGATCAGCGACGCCCACGCCGGCCTCAAGAAGGCCATCGCCCGGTGCTGCCAGGGCTGCAGCTGGCAGCGCTGCCGCGTCCACTTTGCCCGCAACCTATTGGCCAAGGTGCCCAAGGGAAGCCAGGACATGGTGGCTGCCGCCCTGCGCTCGGTGTTCGTTCAGCCCGAGGCCCGGGCCGCAGGGCAGCAGTGGGAGCAGTGGGAGCAGGTAACGACGATGCTCACCGAGAAATTCCCCGCTGCTGCGGCGCTGATGGAGCAGGCCAAGGAAGACGTCCTCGCGTTCCGGGCCTTCCCGCCGGAGCACTGGCGCAAGATCTGGAGCACCAATCCGCTCGAGCGGCTGAACAAGGAGATCAAGCGCCGCACCCGCGTCGTCGGCATCTTCCCGAACGACGCCGCGATCATCCGACTGGTGGGAGCACTGTTGCTGGAGCAGCAGGAGGAGTGGCAGCTCGATGGCCGTCGCGTGTTCTCTGAACAGTCGATGGCCAAGCTGGACAACACCAGCGAACCGGTCCAAGATCGGGCAACAGCTGCACTCGCTGCAGCTGCCTGA
- a CDS encoding Nif11-like leader peptide family RiPP precursor → MITDLRSDHRPRDLHHSKRRNQAKLKQAAQSAATSEQVSLIAKEAGFEISAADIRAIKAESSKVQQLSDQELEAVSGGGTPVAVSLWVCGEVVTLGIGPQCIDYHTFTCL, encoded by the coding sequence CTGATCACTGATCTCCGATCAGATCACAGGCCTCGGGATTTACACCACTCCAAGCGACGCAACCAAGCCAAGCTCAAGCAGGCAGCACAGTCAGCCGCAACAAGCGAACAGGTTTCCCTCATTGCCAAGGAGGCAGGATTTGAGATCTCCGCGGCTGACATCAGAGCCATCAAGGCTGAATCCTCCAAAGTTCAGCAGCTTTCCGACCAGGAGCTTGAAGCGGTGAGCGGCGGAGGCACCCCTGTGGCGGTATCGCTATGGGTCTGCGGCGAAGTCGTGACTCTGGGCATTGGCCCTCAGTGCATTGATTACCACACGTTCACGTGCTTATGA
- a CDS encoding NAD(P)/FAD-dependent oxidoreductase produces the protein MSTQAGATRWDVVVVGAGVAGGLAALDCARRGLRVLLVEKRSFPRWKVCGCCFNNQAQAVLAAVGQQELIADRGGLPLHRLRLGLNGVEATVGLPGGQVLSRERFDQALAEAAAAAGASVRFQTSAAIEASERGWRTVRLTPSNGRAASRVQARVVLIAAGLVHHVVPDQEGCQPWVAPRSRVGAGCVLRARTAGYEPGTIHMAIGSGGYVGLVRREDGELNLAAALDRSAVAEAGGAAGAVRAVLHQAGFAALQGIDSARWQLTPPLTRRNGRLAGDRFLVLGDAAGYVEPFTGEGMAWALTAGAAAAPFVLEGLQHWSPDLERRWQQRMRRSLIRRQRMCRSLAWLLRRPAPTSAVFALVRRWPHIPERIVSGLNRVSLPPMGPTSCP, from the coding sequence TTGAGCACTCAGGCCGGGGCCACGCGATGGGATGTGGTGGTGGTGGGCGCCGGGGTGGCCGGAGGCCTGGCAGCGCTCGACTGCGCCCGCCGGGGCCTGCGCGTGCTGCTGGTGGAGAAGCGGTCCTTTCCCCGCTGGAAGGTCTGCGGCTGCTGTTTCAACAACCAGGCGCAGGCAGTCCTTGCCGCCGTCGGCCAGCAGGAGCTGATCGCGGACCGGGGCGGGCTGCCTCTGCACCGGCTGCGTCTGGGGTTGAACGGCGTCGAGGCCACGGTCGGCTTGCCCGGCGGCCAGGTCCTCTCCCGCGAGAGGTTCGATCAGGCCCTGGCGGAGGCAGCCGCTGCGGCTGGAGCCAGCGTTCGATTCCAGACGAGTGCAGCGATCGAAGCCTCTGAGAGGGGCTGGCGCACGGTGCGCCTCACCCCCTCGAACGGACGTGCGGCCTCTCGGGTTCAGGCGCGGGTGGTGCTGATCGCTGCAGGCCTAGTGCACCACGTGGTCCCCGATCAGGAGGGCTGCCAACCCTGGGTGGCCCCGCGGTCCCGGGTGGGGGCCGGTTGCGTCCTGCGGGCCCGAACGGCCGGCTACGAGCCGGGCACGATTCACATGGCGATCGGTTCCGGCGGCTATGTGGGGCTGGTGCGTCGGGAGGACGGGGAGTTGAATCTGGCCGCAGCGCTGGATCGCTCTGCCGTTGCCGAGGCAGGAGGTGCGGCTGGAGCCGTGCGGGCCGTGCTGCATCAGGCCGGCTTCGCTGCACTGCAGGGGATTGACTCCGCCCGCTGGCAACTGACGCCACCCCTCACGCGTCGCAATGGCCGGTTGGCGGGCGATCGCTTTCTCGTTCTCGGCGATGCAGCGGGCTATGTGGAGCCCTTCACCGGCGAAGGCATGGCCTGGGCCCTCACCGCTGGCGCAGCAGCAGCCCCGTTCGTGCTGGAAGGGCTCCAGCACTGGAGCCCCGATCTGGAACGTCGCTGGCAGCAGAGGATGCGGCGCTCCCTGATCCGGCGACAGAGGATGTGTCGTTCGCTGGCCTGGTTGCTGCGGCGGCCGGCGCCGACGTCCGCGGTCTTTGCGCTCGTCCGGCGATGGCCACACATCCCCGAGCGGATCGTGAGTGGCCTGAACCGTGTGTCCCTGCCGCCGATGGGGCCGACGTCATGCCCCTGA
- a CDS encoding isoprenylcysteine carboxylmethyltransferase family protein, whose protein sequence is MTTQLTAINWAKVLTIGMVVVLMLIHGLPGQRQILYACMHISYCSWWLLEQRFYPERRRQIFTEPVGTWGFLAALLVIGVFYALPAFLAFANPADLSVAATATAIPLFYFGSLINTSADVQKMTAKANGVGLVSDGIWSQVRHVNYTGDLMRYLSFAVIAGSPWAFLVPGSIAILYIQRISTKERSMSQKYDDFETYRQQSNRLLPGFW, encoded by the coding sequence ATGACCACTCAGCTCACCGCCATCAACTGGGCCAAGGTCCTGACGATTGGTATGGTGGTTGTCCTGATGCTGATCCACGGACTACCGGGCCAGCGACAGATCCTCTACGCCTGCATGCACATCAGCTACTGCAGCTGGTGGTTGCTGGAGCAACGCTTCTATCCTGAGCGCCGCCGTCAGATCTTTACGGAACCGGTCGGCACGTGGGGGTTTCTCGCGGCGTTGCTGGTGATCGGTGTGTTCTATGCGCTACCCGCCTTCCTCGCATTTGCCAATCCGGCCGATCTCTCGGTTGCTGCGACGGCAACGGCCATCCCGCTCTTTTATTTCGGCAGCTTGATCAATACGTCTGCTGATGTACAGAAGATGACTGCCAAGGCAAACGGAGTTGGTCTTGTAAGTGATGGCATCTGGAGTCAAGTGCGTCATGTGAATTACACCGGAGACCTGATGCGCTATCTCAGCTTTGCGGTCATTGCCGGATCCCCCTGGGCTTTCCTGGTCCCCGGCTCTATCGCTATTCTGTACATCCAGCGCATCAGCACGAAAGAGCGCTCCATGTCACAGAAGTATGATGACTTCGAGACGTACCGCCAGCAGAGCAATCGTCTGTTGCCGGGGTTCTGGTGA
- a CDS encoding serine hydrolase, whose amino-acid sequence MAGFWSMGLIRPLLGLVLVMAGAPVLGQTQPAPCRVETVSLGGAGATASRIIQKQVDQRGLAAALYRITQSGTLIAEGLVGENQVGVPLTGAERFRNGNVAFAYMGTLLMLMAESGEVSLTDSLSRWLPHRELPNADLVTLGMLARHMSGYPDYVPDEGFLTTFADDPFQAFSPEQLLTIAFATPPLYPPGSAWNYSHTNYVLLGEALARAGGKSLADLLLERVIEPMGLAHTIPVTTPALPPPVLHTTTRERGPFEESTFWNPSWQTAPGAVLATTLCDLSRSATAVGTGELLRETSMATMTVDSPVQHRSPPEECPATVCRSFPDGVHFGLGVVLINGWVVQTPLFGGQGVLHGYLPDQQLSVAIVTVSGRDSEPDTNHAQEIWKRLAEELTPENVPPF is encoded by the coding sequence ATGGCAGGGTTCTGGTCGATGGGGCTCATCCGTCCTCTGCTGGGTTTGGTGCTGGTGATGGCGGGGGCTCCAGTTCTGGGGCAGACCCAGCCAGCACCCTGCCGGGTCGAGACCGTCAGCCTTGGAGGCGCCGGAGCCACGGCCAGCCGCATCATTCAGAAGCAGGTGGACCAGCGAGGCCTGGCGGCAGCCTTGTATCGCATCACGCAGAGCGGGACGCTGATCGCGGAAGGGCTGGTCGGGGAGAACCAGGTGGGTGTGCCGTTGACCGGAGCCGAGCGCTTTCGCAACGGCAACGTGGCCTTCGCCTACATGGGCACGCTCCTGATGCTGATGGCGGAGTCGGGGGAGGTCTCCCTGACTGATTCGCTCTCGCGCTGGCTACCCCATCGAGAGCTGCCCAACGCGGACCTGGTGACACTGGGGATGCTGGCCCGACACATGTCCGGCTACCCGGACTACGTGCCGGACGAGGGCTTCCTCACGACATTCGCAGACGACCCCTTTCAGGCGTTCTCGCCCGAGCAACTCCTGACCATCGCCTTCGCCACGCCCCCGCTGTATCCGCCGGGTTCAGCCTGGAACTACTCCCACACCAACTACGTGCTGCTGGGCGAAGCCCTGGCCAGGGCGGGAGGGAAGTCCCTGGCTGATCTGCTGCTGGAGCGGGTGATCGAGCCGATGGGTCTGGCACACACCATCCCAGTCACAACGCCGGCTCTGCCCCCGCCGGTCCTGCACACCACCACACGGGAGCGTGGCCCCTTCGAGGAGTCGACCTTCTGGAATCCGTCCTGGCAGACGGCTCCTGGCGCAGTGCTGGCCACAACGCTCTGTGACCTGTCTCGCTCGGCAACGGCTGTCGGGACCGGAGAGCTGTTGAGAGAGACCTCCATGGCAACCATGACCGTGGACTCGCCAGTTCAACACAGATCGCCGCCCGAAGAGTGCCCTGCCACGGTCTGCCGTTCCTTTCCCGATGGTGTGCATTTCGGTCTCGGCGTCGTTCTGATCAATGGATGGGTCGTCCAGACGCCGCTCTTCGGGGGGCAGGGGGTGTTGCACGGCTACCTACCAGACCAGCAGCTGAGCGTCGCGATCGTGACTGTGAGCGGACGGGACTCGGAGCCCGACACCAACCATGCGCAGGAGATCTGGAAGCGGCTGGCTGAGGAACTCACCCCGGAGAACGTTCCGCCCTTCTGA
- a CDS encoding class I adenylate-forming enzyme family protein produces the protein MHGEQEDATLGGELRSQARAHPHQVAIRYRASSISYAELDQHVDRAAALLQRRGIQRGDRIALLLPNVPEVLILDFACFRLGAVSVPVNTRYRRPEIIYALAHSGARLLIAHAASRSLVQGLVGTISSLEQIWFHVATEGYGEGPSGEDLASLLSAQSKAPVPDAASASDPAVIFYTSGSTGRPKGVVHSHRSLLGAARCQQSTRDMQPGQRWLVATGLGYVAGLAGLSLPCLISGATVLIEEDRDPKTLLLAVEREQASGTLILPTSLLDMLECPAAEHLDLSSLRQVFVGGDECSDALYARFRARFGYDLAQVLGMTECEGFLSNRSDGRNRPGSIGLPADGVSIRLIGNDGTDIRGPGVGEIQVRAPGMMEGYWKNSAASAETLADGWLRSGDIARRDAEGYYWFVERQREIVIRDGSNISPHEVENVIDSHPGVARSCVVGVTDPHHGAILQAFVEREPEAAALSGESLRQWLSSRLAAYKIPDRWDVVDELPRTATGKLDRKGLHQRAALEQTQSQ, from the coding sequence ATGCACGGGGAACAGGAGGACGCGACCCTTGGTGGGGAGCTGAGGTCACAGGCCCGGGCGCATCCGCATCAGGTGGCCATCCGCTACCGGGCGTCCTCCATCAGTTACGCCGAGCTGGATCAACACGTGGACCGGGCAGCGGCACTGCTGCAACGCCGGGGCATCCAGCGGGGAGATCGGATCGCGCTGCTGCTGCCCAACGTCCCGGAGGTGCTGATCCTTGATTTCGCCTGCTTTCGTCTTGGGGCCGTTTCAGTTCCGGTCAACACGCGCTACCGCCGGCCGGAAATCATCTATGCCCTCGCCCACTCCGGCGCCAGGCTGCTGATCGCCCACGCGGCTAGCAGGTCTCTCGTGCAGGGGCTTGTTGGAACGATCAGCAGTCTCGAGCAGATCTGGTTTCATGTTGCCACCGAAGGGTATGGGGAAGGCCCGAGCGGCGAAGACCTGGCCAGCCTGCTGAGTGCTCAGAGCAAAGCGCCTGTCCCCGACGCCGCCTCGGCCAGTGACCCCGCTGTGATCTTCTACACATCGGGCAGCACAGGTCGGCCCAAGGGAGTCGTTCACAGCCACAGGAGTCTGCTGGGGGCGGCGCGCTGCCAACAGAGCACACGCGACATGCAACCCGGCCAACGCTGGCTTGTGGCCACCGGGCTTGGCTATGTGGCAGGTCTGGCTGGACTGAGCCTTCCCTGCCTGATCAGCGGTGCGACGGTGTTGATCGAAGAAGACCGTGATCCGAAGACTCTTCTCCTGGCCGTGGAACGGGAACAGGCGAGTGGCACCTTGATCCTCCCAACCAGTCTGCTGGACATGCTGGAGTGCCCCGCGGCTGAGCATCTCGACCTCAGCAGCCTCAGGCAGGTGTTCGTGGGTGGCGATGAGTGCTCGGATGCTCTGTACGCCAGGTTCCGGGCGCGCTTCGGCTATGACCTGGCCCAGGTGCTGGGGATGACCGAATGCGAGGGCTTTCTCTCGAATCGGTCGGATGGGCGCAATCGACCGGGATCAATCGGCCTGCCCGCCGATGGCGTCAGCATCCGGCTGATCGGCAACGACGGGACCGATATACGCGGGCCTGGAGTCGGGGAGATTCAGGTGCGCGCACCAGGGATGATGGAGGGCTATTGGAAGAATTCTGCCGCCAGCGCAGAAACCCTCGCGGATGGATGGCTGCGAAGTGGTGACATCGCTCGGCGCGATGCAGAGGGCTACTACTGGTTCGTGGAACGCCAGAGAGAGATCGTGATTCGCGATGGGTCCAACATCAGTCCCCACGAAGTTGAGAACGTGATCGACTCTCACCCGGGCGTTGCCCGCTCGTGTGTGGTCGGCGTTACAGATCCCCATCACGGAGCCATTCTGCAGGCCTTCGTGGAAAGGGAACCCGAAGCGGCTGCCCTCAGCGGTGAGTCACTCCGGCAGTGGCTGTCCTCACGTCTGGCCGCCTACAAGATCCCGGATCGTTGGGACGTGGTTGACGAACTGCCCCGCACCGCGACAGGCAAGCTGGATCGAAAGGGACTGCACCAGCGTGCCGCACTCGAACAGACTCAGAGCCAGTAG
- a CDS encoding Dam family site-specific DNA-(adenine-N6)-methyltransferase codes for MSRAQPRPIVKWAGGKQAIAHSIVSCFPSISGTYYEPFLGGASVFMRLRPARAVLNDSNSWLIDTYIAVRENWRAVAAILHELPNTRADYLRIRLESRTCTSPWRRAAYFVYLNKTCFRGLYRVNRQNHFNVPYGAYNRRYFDENNLALVSDSLRSAQLRSTDFECSLAGARPGDVVYFDPPYYKLGGYSDFNRYTSAQFREPDHERLAALCRKLDAMNIRWFVSNSDTDYVRRLFAGYSIRSIANRRDINLVSRRRGVRELLISNDRLDDDG; via the coding sequence ATGAGTCGTGCTCAGCCACGTCCGATTGTCAAGTGGGCTGGCGGCAAGCAGGCCATTGCCCACAGCATTGTGTCCTGCTTTCCCTCCATCTCAGGCACCTACTACGAGCCTTTTCTCGGGGGAGCGAGTGTGTTCATGAGGCTCAGGCCGGCCAGGGCTGTGTTGAACGACTCCAATTCCTGGCTGATCGACACGTACATCGCCGTCCGTGAGAACTGGCGTGCGGTTGCCGCCATTCTGCACGAGCTGCCGAACACCAGGGCCGACTACCTGCGGATTCGGCTTGAGAGCAGGACCTGCACCTCTCCGTGGCGCAGGGCGGCCTATTTCGTGTATCTTAACAAGACCTGCTTCAGGGGGCTGTATCGGGTCAACAGGCAGAACCATTTCAATGTGCCCTATGGCGCCTACAACCGCAGGTACTTTGATGAGAACAACCTCGCGTTGGTCTCTGACAGCCTTCGTTCGGCCCAGCTTCGTTCGACAGACTTCGAGTGCTCGCTTGCCGGTGCCCGCCCGGGTGATGTTGTCTACTTCGATCCTCCCTACTACAAGCTCGGCGGCTATTCCGACTTCAATCGCTACACCTCTGCACAGTTCAGAGAGCCGGATCACGAGCGGCTGGCGGCCCTGTGCCGTAAGCTGGATGCCATGAACATCCGCTGGTTTGTCAGCAACAGCGACACGGACTATGTGCGCAGATTATTCGCTGGCTACTCCATTCGCTCCATCGCCAACCGGCGTGACATCAACCTTGTTTCGAGACGACGGGGTGTTCGTGAACTTCTGATCTCGAACGACCGCCTGGATGATGATGGGTGA